Genomic window (Culex pipiens pallens isolate TS chromosome 3, TS_CPP_V2, whole genome shotgun sequence):
GGTGCTGGTGCTAGTGCTGGATTGCTGCTGATCAGTGCTGGAATCGCCCATCCAAAGACTAGCAGAACACGCGAAATTaagggttttctttttttcacacACAAGGGAAGAAGAAATTTTTCCTCCCACTGGCACTAGTGGACGAACATCGAATGAGCTCCGATGTCAAATGTGGAGGCGAAGTTAGCCCTCTCTGAGTTGTGACGAGTGAGAAGTTGGTGAGAAAAGGGGTGGTCATAGAGAAATGAGCATTTCTTATTGGAACTTGGGGTGAAATGTTTCAGCTGATATCAATGTTGTACTCAGAAGACTCATTTTACTCATGGTTCTATTTGATATGTCGTTTTCTATGGGCGTACCTCACGGTCTAACCGGTTAGTTTAGCTTCGTGAGCGTGAGATGAAGTGAGGTAATGAAAAGCTCATGAGTTTCATTGAGCTTTTGTAGCAAGTTTTTGCCAATTTATGCTACTTACAAgcaaacataaactttaaaaatttattcaatagcATGGTTAATACACATTGTAATGAATACAATCCTCTTTAGTAGCTAACCACAAATGACGTAACACACTAAACATTAtgcatttttataaacaaattccAGAGTTTTATTAAAAGAACCTTTCTGTTATCGTCTTCTATATGTTAACGgtatattaataaaaaatctagaattaaaaaaaaaaacaaaatacaaaaaacaaaaaccaaaaaccaaaaaccaaaaaccaaaaaccaaaaaccaaaaaccaaaaaccaaaaaccaaaaaccaaaaaccaaaaaccaaaaaccaaaaaccaaaaaccaaaaaccaaaaaccaaaaaccaaaaaccaaaaaccaaaaaccaaaaaccaaaaaaacaaaaaccaaaaaacaaaaaaaaatacgacaaatgaaaaatgaaaaatgaaaaatgaaaaatgaaaaatgaaaaatgaaaaatgaaaaatgaaaaatgaaaaatgaaaaatgaaaaatgaaaaatgaaaaatgaaaaatgaaaaatgaaaaatgaaaaatgaaaaatgaaaaatgaaaaatgaaaaatgaaaaatgaaaaatgaaaaatgaaaaatgaaaaatgaaaaatgaaaaatgaaaaatgaaaaatgaaaaatgaaaaatgaaaaatgaaaaatgaaaaatgaaaaatgaaaaatgaaaaatgaaaaatgaaaaatgaaaaatgaaaaatgaaaaatgaaaaatgaaaaatgaaaaatgaaaaatgaaaaatgaaaaatgaaaaatgaaaaatgaaaaatgaaaaatgaaaaatgaaaaatgaaaaatgaaaaatgaaaaatgaaaaatgaaaaatgaaaaatgaaaaatgaaaaatgaaaaatgaaaaatgaaaaatgaaaaatgaaaaatgaaaaatgaaaactcaactgaaattgaaattgaaattgaaatcgaatgataaatacagtggactctctcgttgctGATATTGAAGGGACTGTCGAAAGCGGGAgctatcaaattatagaacgaaaaatcaaagcaatctatttgaagggactgaacaaTCTAGTGACAGCTGAAGCAATATtaatatcgagaagatcgataaccagagagtccactgtagctGAATAGGAAATGAGCAAGCAAGTTCTAccgaaagttttacaaaaaaagttgtttatttaaatagtgaaaatcaacaaattggatggagttaggagctaGTGTTTAACATGCCAAACATATGGgaatttcttttaattatttatttaaaaatctaggaatgttttgaaatggtctctaagtaaattaaaaactgcaatttgctgagaaaaaatacataaaagtaacAATAATCAAAGAAGGAAACAAATCAAACCGATTTGTTAATAACTTagcaagatttatttttttgaataaataagttTTGAACTTTTGCATGATTTACTATCAAATTGCAGTATATTTGATGGATGGACTTATTTTGTAGTACGTTaccgtttttcaaattttgttgcaaCATTGTAAACCAGGCTTGATTGATTGCACCCCATTCATCAGAGTACAATTGGGAGCCCAAATTTTAATCCCACTCTTAAAACGCACCCAATTTAACCGTTCCAGAAGTGATTAAACCAAATTATGTAGCACATTCCTGGAGCTTGCACACGGATgcacaaaatcaatcaatcatgCGACGGCAATCGAGCTATCATTCATTAAATTCCAGTTTCTGGTGTTGGGTccaataataacagttttttttaaatgtgcaaaGGACTTGTGCGTGGCGGAAATATTTTCATGCCAAGTCATCAAGCCTCAAAGAAAACGGTCAACTTCTGACTCGAAAACTTTGAAATCTGACCCGCGCTCAAGCCAAGAGGCGGTCATTGGTCGTTTTGgatgtttattttattgaaatttaaccctcacaaggttttttttttaatatttggttattaatgttttatttaattcgcCTTccctaaaatcgaaaaaataatatttttgaagcgGCATTTGAGGGTTAAATCGCGGAACGACACATTGAACGAAAACATGGCCACAAATAATGCTTCCTCGCTGCTGACTATGATATTTATTTTCCGTTCCATCAACAATTTATCGGCCATACATTTAAGTTTATCCACACAAAACTTTGCAAGCATTTTATTTCCACCCAGAAGCTCGTAAAGACCGCCGAATCGGAACAACGGGCTCTGTAATAAAACACTTCCACATTCGTTCACTTCTGCTCGTCACGGTTGCAAGTCTTGGCGGATTTTGGGCGGCAAGATGTATCGCTGTCAAAAAAGATCTTGAAGTGTTGTTCTTCAATCACTGGAAGTTCATTCAGGGTGTTATTCGATTGATTTCATTGTGattcttttcttttattttcagaaaagttgcaGGATGCAGGATTGGCAATTGCTTCTTAGTTTTTAACAAATCTTTATTAAGAAAAATTCCAAGCATTTTACTAATCTTTAAAATTCCAACCCCAATTCCAGGCCGGCAAGTGCATGTTCAACCGGGATCTGGCGATCGCCAACATCAGCGAGTGGGCCATCATGCCGAAGAACGAGGACGGGCTGGCGTTTGCCGTGTGGAAGGTGGGCCCGATTGCAGTCAGTTTAAATGCGGCACCAAAGTCCTTCCAGCTGTACAAGtgagtgaaattttttgattttaattgacGTAAGAAAAggttaaaattatgtttaaaaaaaaaaagttttgttatcATGGTAGTGAATGGttaattattttgtatttttcgaataatGTTTAAGGGTTTTTCCCTCATCTtcatattttttgggaaaacaaaatttgatacaaatattcaataaaacctaATTAAAGTTTTGGTAATAAGTAATTATGCCAAGAATGAGCAAATATATTCGATAttttatttgtatattttttgatttggatgaatctGTGATCTCTTAATTCTTTCCAAAGAAGATATTTTGCATCACTAGTTTGTACATACAAGTCTTTCTACAATTTTGATAGCCAACCCGACGAATAATAACTTCCCGAAAAggttattgaaatattcaatcaTCTGTACCTTGaaaattttgtgtcttcggaaaagttttgagtcgtgtggtgttcgtgggggagatcggttcgtgaatcgacgcgcgagaacctgCGAGATAGTAGTGAAAATTCGGGAATTCGTGTCGTCGTGTGATTTTTTGCTGTCGAGCCGGTTGTTTGCGGTCCGTTCGGTGCTAATACGTTGCGAAGTTTGTTATGAAGAAGTCGTACGCTGTGTAGCAGAGCTATTTCATACTTTTGGGATATTATATTATGAATTGCACGTCGCCGATTAAAACGATAATTATAATTACACTTCCTTCcaaagcccttcccatagcttcgttgctcggatggcacgccgtcggtatgaaataataaattaaaaaatattttatgaattgCACATTGCCGAATAAAACGTTATTTATAATTACACTTAGTTGtaaagcccttcccatagcttcgttgctcggatggcacgccggcggtaagaagtttcaaaaaatgcgCGATTgaataagtccttctcatagcgtcgtagctcggaaggcataGATCATGTTTCattttctggtcatatcatctaccaagatgaatcctgaccttccctttccttcccctactaacacaattcccccacttcccgtgatgcttgaaggagatgctgtggattcaacggtctcatgcggtgtcaacaggtatagagcgacaaactctgtatctgatgagtctgcaacttcaactatcggactaacattcctacctttgttgaactgcatctccttgggggggcgccggtattgacttaaagcagagatcttcaggggttatacagtgaggatgattagctcccactactcatctgttggttcattgtgtaacttcagctgatccgtcaataacggagtagcagatcattggcagtcaaccatgctcatgctcatgctcttcggaaaagttttagATATTGCTAAGAACTTCttataaaataaaagttacatttaaaaaaacaggttAATTCGACTTATCACACACTGAAATAATTGCTCAAAATATTTATTCTTGAAAATTCTCGTTTAtggatatgttttagatgacaaaaattATCATCTTTTGAGCAGTTGCACGACTTGTTTAAAATTCATTGACAGTGCTGCAAttgggctggtacaaattttatttaaagtttttgtcacccccccttcaaagttaacccaaaaaatcaggaggcaaaaaaaaaatccaaaaaatttcaaaatttaacttttaagtgcaattagctgaaattgattaaaaatgcattcccctgcgtttaaaatcatttttagcatgcttGGGTTGacttaaacatcttttttagttttgaaaattttcgatgtttagtaccgcaaaaagtttttttttgcaattccgtcgttaaactacctacttttcctgtcattcttgaacgacgaaatagcctagttttctgtaccaaaaataacagaatcgaatagcaacacttttcaaaataaatgctgaaaagttctacttttcagcactgaaatgggtgctgaaaagttgtacttttcagcacttgtttcgaaaagtaacactttttaacatttttttgatttaaacggtttattgacaaaatacatggaaatttgacttaaaatttcactcaatgggtgttttttggaattgcaaaaaatgttgtatggaactcgttgcaaaacttgattttttcagcgctcttcgtatttatccaactcggtgaacctcgttggataaatgtacgactcgtgctgaaaaaatcatctttttgcaacttgttgcataaactactattttcgctgtttttttttgttttcgtcaaatcttactttttttgaaaactaatgattgcaaaacaactgaactattgtaaaatgcatttcaaaacactttttgcattcaaatgttgaaattatggcttgttatttgaattttaatatttttttttattttaggtataaaataaaattttcaattgaaaaatgcttcacataaattttgaaatcgtACACCTATTTCGTGTTATAGTCactaaaagttgtttttgttctaatgaaattttttgatttttccgaaaaaaatattttctgagaCGAAAAATCACGTattaaaaattttttaaagtggttttcTTTATCTAGAAATTTAGGCAAAAAATGCAGTGATTTTGTTTGCACAGTTttcgaaaatcatgatttttttcaaaaaattagactgtcaagaaattttttaagtttcgtttttttttggaaatatatcTTTAAATATCTATCAAAAATTAAGGTTTCCTTCGACATTCATTCTCTAACTTGTTGTAGAAACATCTGACCCActagttagatttttttttgtgaaatgagGTTCGAATTTTCTTCCCTTCTATTTTTTAAGGTAACATTTTGGGATTTTAGAAAAAGGAATAAATCtatcattttttatcaaaacaagcaaaaatgtttaaaccgTTTAAAACTTCTGGTTTGAAATTATGGAAATATGATTTTGATAGTTGTTTTGAAacccgaccatttttttttcattcgtcAAGAATGTGTTATTCAAAggtattctagatttttttttttctaatttcgtTAAACTTTGTCATAAGGTCTACGAATCTAAGGTCTAATTTTCATGACGGTGGAGCTGTACAACCCCTTTTATGTTTAAGcgttcaaaaaaatgaaatgtttgTCAGTAAATTGCAGCTCCAAAGATAGAAACTTGGATTCAAaacatttgcgtaaaattatacgCTCTTacttgcaattccaaaaaatatgtattattattttttattatttctatcCGATTTGCGCGCAAATGCGCCTTTTTTGCCAATCGGTAGAGATTTGAGCGTGAATTGGGAGCATAAAACGAGGGGGTGTAAACTGCGAGAGCGTAAAACGGAGTTTTATTGTACCAACAGAAAAtaaacctaaaattaaaacaaacataGCTAAACAAATGCAAATAATaatactaaaaaatatcaaagactTTTttatcttgcaaaaaaaaccttcaagctAACCAATTCACGCCAAGATAACGGTgtcgtcatctggggcgaatcgggactacagtctgaatagggacagcagtgtttagagcattttatggttttaaatttggaaatggatgtgcTCCtatatggttaaaactgctgtcccaattctccccatgtgtcccgattcgtcCCAGTTGATGGTGACAATTTTGCACGTTTAGGGTCGTGAAATAgtgatcaattatttttttttctggataggCTTCAATTTTAGAgattatttcacaaaaatatacttttaatGGATTTTGGAAATCTTATGATATTAAAATAAATGCTAAATGTATGAAATCCATTAAATTTGACACAAGTTATAGATTAATGACACGTTACATTgctgcttaatttttttaaatgtgttctgAATCAATAATATATTAAGTTTTTAATAGATGATTTTCATTACTGAAGTaagtttttctacaattttaagagatattttttttttaatttcatcaatGTTGTCCTTTGACCCTCTTTTTTCATCCTTTCCCTCTTTTCCAGAACCGGCATCTACGACGACGAGGCGTCCTGCGACAACTCGAAGGTGAACCACGCTATGCTCCTGGTCGGCTACACGCCCACCTACTGGATCCTGAAGAACTGGTGGGGCAGCTGGGGCGAGGACGGCTACATGAAGCTGGCGCGGGGCAAAAACATGTGCGGCATCAGCAACTACGCCTCGTACGTCACGATCGCGTAATAAAGTCTACGTACTTTTTTCGTCTTTTAAAAAAAGAGTAACTTGTCACAACAATCTTTTCGCAATTAATCACTGTCCCCGTGCGGTGTGGCGCTGCGGTCACTTGGGGGAAAAGATTATGATTTTGTTCTGGTTGAGGGTGATATGTGACAGG
Coding sequences:
- the LOC120414795 gene encoding cathepsin K-like; the protein is MFNRDLAIANISEWAIMPKNEDGLAFAVWKVGPIAVSLNAAPKSFQLYKTGIYDDEASCDNSKVNHAMLLVGYTPTYWILKNWWGSWGEDGYMKLARGKNMCGISNYASYVTIA